A window from Vulcanimicrobium alpinum encodes these proteins:
- a CDS encoding helix-turn-helix transcriptional regulator has product MTARSLAAGVLYGETRSLARCGAILSEVVHERARICDEHVHEAAYASLLLEGRYRETSAATTIEYGPFTTAYHPPRTSHSDEMGDGTRLFMIEFGPALVETIAGAGDATVELHQLHGEEAVWLAVRLHREYLLGAAASDAAVESLLYDLCGSIAGDAARTLEAKEPPWLRGVEDAVAAAPERTFDLRALAANAGVHPTHLARAFRRLRGRTLGDHVTALRVQQACRALVETDAPLAAIAADSGFVDQSHFTRTFRTVLGTTPGRYRRAKRER; this is encoded by the coding sequence ATGACGGCGCGGTCGCTCGCCGCGGGAGTTCTTTACGGTGAGACGCGGTCGCTCGCACGCTGCGGCGCGATCCTCTCCGAAGTCGTGCACGAGCGCGCGCGGATCTGCGACGAGCACGTGCACGAAGCGGCGTACGCGAGCCTGCTGCTCGAAGGCCGCTACCGCGAGACGTCCGCGGCGACGACGATCGAGTACGGTCCGTTCACGACCGCGTATCATCCGCCGCGCACGTCGCATTCCGACGAGATGGGAGACGGCACGCGGCTCTTCATGATCGAGTTCGGACCCGCGTTGGTGGAGACGATCGCCGGCGCCGGGGACGCGACGGTCGAACTGCACCAACTGCACGGCGAGGAGGCGGTGTGGCTCGCGGTGCGGCTGCATCGGGAGTATCTGCTCGGTGCGGCGGCCTCGGATGCGGCGGTCGAATCGCTGCTGTATGATCTGTGCGGGTCGATCGCCGGCGACGCCGCGCGCACGCTCGAGGCCAAGGAGCCGCCGTGGCTGCGCGGCGTCGAAGACGCGGTCGCCGCCGCGCCCGAGCGAACGTTCGATCTGCGCGCGCTGGCCGCGAATGCTGGCGTGCATCCGACCCATCTCGCGCGCGCGTTCCGCCGCTTGCGCGGACGCACCCTCGGCGACCACGTGACGGCCCTGCGCGTCCAGCAGGCGTGCCGCGCACTCGTCGAAACGGACGCGCCGCTCGCGGCGATCGCCGCGGACAGCGGCTTCGTCGATCAGAGCCACTTCACGCGCACGTTCCGCACCGTGCTCGGCACGACGCCGGGACGCTATCGCCGCGCGAAGCGGGAGAGGTAA
- a CDS encoding HD domain-containing protein, which translates to MQRLRRLRQLGLAYLAFPSAEHSRFSHALGALAIGTRVFDALRAHSPEAFASERAFADQRRLLRASLLLHDLGHGPFSHACEAVLGVRHEQRTAAILAGAEIRDALAAIDVDPDAVLGLIVGAHDADPVLRELVSGPNLDADRMDYLLRDAYFTGVAGGTYDAAQLIASLRILEVDGRPQLGVDGRGVVALESFVLARYMMFATVYFHHTTRAFERVLGDVLRVLWPDPRALDAIETFLAWDDFRVIDDIRELDDEGVRALRERHTVYGLAAEFNAERDLSTFAQCEAALRSRYGDAVWSDSQEQLIHRLPLGTGGSAPTVRIRLMGRTVDARLASDLIAKLSGKAYWRKLFVRTEVASVDEARAICAEIIATGGQQRLF; encoded by the coding sequence GTGCAGCGGCTGCGCCGCTTGCGGCAGCTCGGCCTCGCGTACCTGGCGTTCCCGTCGGCCGAACATTCGCGGTTCTCGCACGCGCTCGGCGCCCTGGCGATCGGGACGCGCGTGTTCGATGCGCTGCGCGCGCACTCGCCGGAGGCTTTCGCGTCGGAGCGCGCGTTCGCCGACCAGCGCCGCCTGCTGCGCGCGAGCCTGCTGCTGCACGATCTCGGTCACGGTCCGTTCTCGCACGCATGCGAAGCCGTCCTCGGCGTGCGCCACGAGCAGCGAACGGCGGCGATCCTCGCGGGTGCGGAGATCCGCGACGCGCTCGCGGCGATCGACGTCGATCCCGACGCGGTGCTCGGCCTCATCGTCGGCGCGCACGATGCCGACCCCGTGTTGCGCGAATTGGTGAGCGGCCCGAATCTCGACGCGGACCGGATGGACTACCTGCTGCGCGACGCGTACTTCACCGGCGTCGCCGGCGGAACGTACGACGCGGCGCAGCTCATCGCGTCGCTGCGGATCCTCGAGGTCGACGGACGTCCGCAGCTCGGCGTCGACGGCCGCGGCGTCGTCGCGCTGGAATCGTTCGTTCTCGCGCGCTACATGATGTTCGCGACCGTCTACTTTCACCACACGACGCGCGCGTTCGAACGCGTGCTCGGCGACGTGCTGCGCGTGCTGTGGCCCGATCCGCGCGCGCTCGACGCGATCGAAACGTTTCTCGCCTGGGACGATTTCCGGGTGATCGACGACATCCGCGAGCTCGACGACGAGGGCGTGCGCGCGCTGCGCGAACGGCACACCGTCTACGGCCTCGCCGCCGAGTTCAACGCGGAACGCGATCTGAGCACGTTCGCGCAGTGCGAGGCGGCGCTGCGCTCGCGCTACGGCGACGCGGTCTGGAGCGATTCGCAGGAGCAGTTGATCCACCGTCTGCCGCTGGGGACAGGCGGATCGGCACCGACGGTGCGCATCCGGCTGATGGGGCGTACCGTCGACGCCCGTCTCGCTTCCGACCTGATCGCGAAACTCTCGGGGAAGGCCTATTGGCGCAAGCTGTTCGTGCGGACCGAGGTCGCCTCGGTCGACGAGGCGCGCGCGATCTGCGCGGAGATCATCGCGACCGGCGGCCAGCAGCGGCTCTTCTGA
- a CDS encoding DJ-1/PfpI family protein produces the protein MKRFDFLSSTGAAAATLSALAAASPAGAAESSDAARAQLRPGQRLVAIAVTAGANVMDVAGPWEVFQDTPLAGRDDDGAFLPFLVSDARDAVAATAGLGMLPRFTFADAPQPDVVVVGAQRGSPGLTAWLQAQAPHALVMSVCTGAFKVAQAGLFDGKQATTHHEFYDAFAKQFPNVTLVRGPRFVDAENVCSAGGLTSGINLDLHVVERFHGREVADRVASYMEFVRTERPEPPRPA, from the coding sequence ATGAAACGATTCGACTTTCTCTCGTCAACCGGCGCCGCGGCCGCGACGCTGTCCGCGCTCGCCGCGGCGTCGCCGGCCGGTGCCGCCGAGTCGTCCGACGCGGCGCGCGCGCAGCTCCGGCCCGGACAACGGCTCGTCGCGATCGCCGTCACCGCGGGCGCGAACGTCATGGACGTCGCGGGCCCGTGGGAAGTGTTTCAAGACACGCCGCTCGCGGGCCGTGACGACGACGGCGCCTTCCTCCCTTTCTTGGTGAGCGATGCGCGTGACGCCGTCGCCGCAACCGCGGGACTCGGCATGCTGCCGCGCTTCACGTTCGCCGACGCGCCGCAGCCCGACGTGGTCGTCGTCGGCGCCCAGCGCGGCTCCCCGGGCCTGACAGCGTGGCTGCAGGCTCAGGCGCCGCACGCGCTGGTCATGTCGGTCTGCACCGGCGCGTTCAAGGTCGCGCAAGCGGGGCTCTTCGACGGCAAGCAGGCGACCACGCATCACGAATTCTACGACGCGTTCGCGAAGCAATTTCCCAACGTCACGCTGGTGCGCGGCCCGCGCTTCGTCGACGCGGAGAACGTGTGCAGCGCCGGCGGGCTGACGTCGGGAATCAATCTCGACCTGCACGTCGTGGAGCGGTTCCACGGGCGCGAGGTTGCCGACCGGGTCGCGTCATACATGGAGTTCGTGCGCACCGAGCGTCCGGAGCCTCCGCGGCCGGCATGA
- the dnaG gene encoding DNA primase, which translates to MRVDDGVKREILARTDIGEVIGAYVSLRKRGNDLVGLCPFHGEKSPSFHVHPDRGFFKCFGCGVGGDVFTFVQKHENVGFPDALRMLAKRVGVEIENEDPRAARVRSEREAIYHANDIARTWFHRMLLDGRIGAAARAYCEQRGITAATIEAFALGFAPDGWDGLVDELRRNGVDLELAAKAGLLKPSQRGGFYDFYRNRLMIPTLATTGETIAFGGRALGDAEPKYLNTSTTPVYTKGRYLFALNVARRAAAREDTAIVVEGYLDCIAVHQAGFTNAVAALGTAFTPEQARELRKVASRAILCFDADAAGVEASLKSIDVLATEGIAAFAIRVPGAKDPDEFIRANGADAFRALLDKPLTATQVKIDAEIERRGNRMERGALARWAEETIRRLSSPAEYDRWRTYAAGRLDLDPDDLRRARLMVETGHFTRGAGTNGSRHVVPGTIEKPTFEREVLSIVLDEPALIAEYAERIPPERFGSERFRRVWDALRTHAGSLAQPSDVFAVFAGDDDAAATLASVSGAVRLADSDDRRAKLDRVVARFARDDAERRYRELDGEMTRLFEADRPIPDMLRAELNALSSQLKKG; encoded by the coding sequence GTGCGCGTTGACGACGGCGTCAAGCGGGAGATTCTCGCACGCACCGATATCGGCGAGGTGATCGGGGCGTACGTCAGCCTGCGCAAACGCGGGAACGACCTGGTCGGGTTGTGTCCGTTCCACGGCGAGAAATCACCGTCGTTCCACGTCCACCCGGACCGCGGTTTCTTCAAGTGCTTCGGCTGCGGCGTCGGCGGCGACGTCTTCACGTTCGTCCAGAAACACGAGAACGTCGGCTTCCCCGACGCCCTGCGGATGCTCGCGAAGCGCGTCGGCGTCGAGATCGAGAACGAGGATCCGCGCGCCGCGCGCGTGCGCAGCGAACGCGAGGCGATCTATCACGCCAACGACATCGCGCGCACGTGGTTTCACCGCATGCTGCTCGACGGACGGATCGGTGCAGCGGCGCGCGCCTATTGCGAGCAGCGCGGGATCACGGCGGCGACGATCGAAGCGTTCGCGCTCGGGTTCGCGCCCGACGGCTGGGACGGGCTCGTCGACGAATTGCGCCGCAACGGCGTCGACCTCGAGCTTGCGGCGAAGGCCGGCCTGCTCAAGCCCAGCCAGCGCGGCGGGTTCTACGATTTCTACCGCAACCGGCTGATGATCCCGACGCTGGCGACCACCGGCGAGACGATCGCCTTCGGCGGCCGCGCGCTCGGCGATGCGGAGCCGAAGTATCTCAACACGTCGACGACGCCGGTGTACACGAAGGGCCGCTATCTCTTCGCGCTCAACGTCGCGCGCCGCGCGGCCGCACGCGAAGATACGGCGATCGTCGTCGAGGGCTATCTCGACTGCATCGCGGTGCATCAGGCGGGCTTCACCAACGCGGTTGCGGCGCTCGGCACCGCGTTCACGCCCGAGCAGGCGCGCGAGCTGCGCAAGGTCGCGAGCCGCGCCATTCTGTGTTTCGATGCCGACGCGGCCGGGGTCGAAGCATCGCTGAAATCGATCGACGTGCTGGCGACGGAGGGGATCGCGGCGTTCGCGATCCGTGTCCCGGGCGCGAAGGATCCCGACGAGTTCATCCGCGCCAACGGCGCCGACGCGTTCCGCGCGCTGCTCGACAAACCGCTGACCGCGACGCAGGTGAAGATCGACGCCGAGATCGAGCGGCGCGGCAACCGCATGGAACGTGGTGCGCTGGCGCGCTGGGCCGAGGAGACGATCCGCCGCCTCTCGTCGCCGGCCGAATACGACCGCTGGCGCACGTACGCCGCCGGACGGCTCGATCTCGACCCCGACGACCTGCGCCGTGCGCGGCTGATGGTGGAGACGGGGCACTTCACCCGCGGCGCGGGGACGAACGGTTCGCGCCACGTCGTACCGGGGACGATCGAGAAGCCGACCTTCGAACGGGAGGTGCTCTCGATCGTGCTCGACGAGCCGGCCCTGATCGCCGAGTACGCCGAGCGCATCCCGCCGGAACGGTTCGGTTCCGAGCGGTTCCGGCGCGTGTGGGACGCGCTGCGGACGCACGCCGGCTCGCTCGCGCAACCTTCCGACGTGTTCGCCGTGTTTGCAGGAGATGATGACGCGGCGGCTACGCTCGCGTCGGTCTCGGGAGCGGTTCGGTTGGCTGATTCCGACGACCGGCGAGCGAAGTTGGATCGCGTCGTTGCGCGTTTCGCGCGCGACGACGCCGAACGCCGCTATCGCGAGCTTGACGGGGAGATGACGCGGCTTTTCGAGGCCGACCGTCCGATTCCGGACATGCTTCGGGCCGAGCTCAACGCACTCTCCTCACAACTGAAAAAAGGATAA
- the rpoD gene encoding RNA polymerase sigma factor RpoD gives MARTKKSAGENAETPQLSLDEQIKKLLEKGKKRGTLTYEEINAVFDNVEDVAPERMDDLLEEIASLGIEIVEEQAKDEKPSDDGEKEEEGIPAGLALDDPVRMYLKEIGRVPLLSMDDERRLAMSIEAGEKEALKNGTADNRIVLDGEESKRKLTEANLRLVVSIAKKYVGRGMLFLDLIQEGNLGLIRAVEKFDYRKGYKFSTYATWWIRQAITRALADQARTIRIPVHMVETINRLIKISRQLLQELGRDPTVEEIANEMGLTPEKVREVIKISQEPISLETPIGEEEDSHLGDFIEDQEAVAPAEAASVMLLKEKMQDVLKNLTERERKVLVLRFGLEDGHQRTLEEVGQEFGVTRERIRQIEAKALRKLRHPSRGKALKDYWSNE, from the coding sequence ATGGCACGCACGAAAAAATCCGCCGGCGAAAACGCCGAGACACCGCAGCTCTCGCTCGACGAGCAGATCAAAAAACTGCTCGAAAAAGGCAAGAAGCGCGGCACGCTGACCTACGAAGAGATCAACGCCGTCTTCGACAACGTCGAAGACGTCGCGCCGGAGCGCATGGACGATCTCCTCGAAGAGATCGCGTCGCTCGGGATCGAGATCGTCGAAGAACAGGCCAAAGACGAGAAGCCCTCGGACGACGGAGAAAAAGAAGAAGAAGGGATTCCGGCTGGTCTCGCCCTCGACGATCCGGTCCGGATGTATCTCAAAGAGATCGGCCGCGTCCCGCTCTTGTCGATGGACGACGAGCGCCGCCTCGCGATGTCGATCGAAGCCGGCGAAAAAGAAGCGCTCAAGAACGGCACCGCCGACAACCGCATCGTCCTCGACGGCGAAGAATCGAAGCGCAAGCTCACCGAAGCGAACCTTCGTCTGGTCGTCTCGATCGCGAAGAAGTACGTCGGCCGCGGCATGCTCTTTCTCGACCTGATCCAGGAAGGGAATTTGGGCTTGATCCGTGCGGTCGAGAAGTTCGATTACCGCAAGGGCTACAAGTTCTCGACGTACGCCACATGGTGGATCCGCCAGGCGATCACCCGCGCGCTCGCCGACCAGGCGCGCACGATCCGCATCCCGGTCCACATGGTCGAGACGATCAACCGTCTGATCAAGATCAGCCGCCAGCTGCTGCAAGAGCTGGGCCGCGATCCCACGGTCGAAGAGATCGCCAACGAGATGGGGCTGACCCCGGAGAAGGTCCGCGAAGTCATCAAGATCTCGCAGGAGCCGATCTCGCTCGAGACGCCGATCGGCGAAGAAGAAGACTCGCACCTTGGCGACTTCATCGAAGATCAGGAAGCCGTCGCGCCGGCCGAAGCCGCCTCCGTCATGCTCCTCAAAGAGAAGATGCAGGACGTGCTCAAGAACCTCACCGAGCGCGAGCGCAAGGTGCTGGTCTTACGCTTCGGTCTCGAAGACGGCCACCAGCGCACGCTGGAAGAAGTCGGCCAGGAGTTCGGGGTCACGCGCGAGCGCATCCGCCAAATCGAAGCGAAGGCACTGCGCAAACTCCGCCACCCCAGCCGCGGCAAAGCCCTCAAAGACTACTGGTCCAACGAATAA